A stretch of the Aminipila terrae genome encodes the following:
- a CDS encoding recombinase family protein, which produces MTVRAVGYSRLSKEDLNKIYDDSESIKNQNNLISEYVDKQGWILQEIYSDDDFKGSDRNRPDFNRMLSDAYQNKFDVIVCKNQSRFARDIELIEKYIHGKFIEGNIRFVAIQDNIDTANMNSASKKISQLHGLTDTWYLEDLSGNISNVFDTKRKKGEYIASWALYGYLKNPENKNELIIDPVASEIVKLIFKWYIEGRGLQKIANLLNQRNIPNPLKYKKDMGMKIGAKSRITSKSYLWRGDTIGRMLENQMYMGHMVQGRLKKVSYKSKKIVSVPKDHWIIVKNTHPAIIDRETWDTVQNIRKTKVKPRRDGIVNMFNGKLRCLECSELMYAITYPKQLHGIKSKTEFNTIFRCSKKMIQSNACVSTGISMNLLELHVLSELKKFSEIYFDEKSIETQLTITDGRFENLTRLQSDKERLNKQISEGNHAIATLYMDKVRGLISEKQFSQINTQILMEIKSSEEALKQVEKELEGISFNMFQKINLSEIIERYREINKLNRNIILDLIDVIYIGRKDEKTGKRIIKILWNF; this is translated from the coding sequence ATGACAGTACGAGCAGTTGGGTATAGCAGATTAAGTAAAGAGGATTTAAATAAAATATACGACGACAGCGAAAGTATTAAGAATCAAAATAATCTCATATCAGAATATGTAGACAAGCAAGGGTGGATTCTTCAGGAAATCTACAGTGACGATGATTTTAAAGGCTCTGACAGAAACAGACCAGATTTTAACCGGATGCTTTCAGATGCATATCAAAACAAGTTCGACGTTATAGTCTGTAAAAACCAGTCAAGATTTGCAAGAGATATAGAATTGATCGAGAAATACATACATGGAAAATTTATTGAGGGAAATATTCGTTTTGTTGCCATACAGGACAACATTGACACGGCCAATATGAACAGCGCTTCTAAAAAAATCTCACAGCTTCACGGATTGACTGATACCTGGTATCTTGAGGATTTGTCTGGGAATATAAGTAACGTCTTTGATACAAAACGAAAAAAAGGAGAATATATTGCTTCCTGGGCACTTTACGGGTATTTAAAGAACCCGGAAAATAAAAATGAGCTGATTATTGACCCGGTTGCTTCAGAAATCGTTAAACTCATTTTTAAATGGTACATAGAAGGGAGGGGTCTGCAAAAGATTGCAAATCTGTTAAATCAGCGGAATATACCTAACCCCCTTAAATATAAGAAAGACATGGGCATGAAAATAGGTGCAAAATCCCGGATCACTTCTAAATCTTATCTCTGGAGGGGAGACACCATTGGCCGCATGCTGGAAAACCAAATGTATATGGGACATATGGTTCAGGGCCGGCTAAAAAAGGTTAGTTATAAAAGTAAGAAAATAGTCAGTGTGCCAAAAGATCACTGGATTATTGTTAAAAATACTCACCCAGCTATTATAGACCGTGAAACATGGGATACTGTTCAGAATATAAGGAAAACAAAAGTCAAACCAAGAAGAGACGGTATTGTGAACATGTTTAACGGCAAATTAAGGTGTCTGGAATGTTCAGAACTCATGTACGCTATTACATATCCTAAGCAGCTTCACGGTATAAAATCCAAAACAGAATTTAACACCATATTCAGGTGTTCCAAAAAAATGATTCAGTCCAACGCATGTGTCTCAACAGGAATTTCAATGAATCTGCTGGAACTACATGTATTATCTGAACTTAAGAAGTTTTCAGAGATATATTTTGACGAAAAATCTATTGAAACACAGCTGACTATAACGGACGGCAGGTTCGAAAATCTCACAAGGCTACAGTCAGATAAGGAAAGACTTAATAAACAGATTTCAGAAGGCAATCACGCAATCGCTACTCTTTATATGGACAAAGTCAGAGGGCTGATATCTGAAAAACAGTTTTCTCAGATTAATACCCAGATACTCATGGAAATAAAATCATCAGAAGAAGCATTGAAACAGGTAGAAAAGGAATTGGAAGGTATCTCTTTTAATATGTTTCAAAAAATAAATCTCTCTGAAATTATAGAAAGGTACAGAGAAATCAACAAGTTAAACAGAAATATTATTTTAGACCTGATAGATGTGATCTACATTGGGCGTAAAGACGAAAAAACAGGAAAGAGAATCATTAAAATCCTTTGGAATTTCTGA